In Portunus trituberculatus isolate SZX2019 chromosome 46, ASM1759143v1, whole genome shotgun sequence, a single window of DNA contains:
- the LOC123520115 gene encoding putative thiosulfate sulfurtransferase, mitochondrial, with amino-acid sequence MADIEYEELAANLESFVVLDVRGRDEVKKAGQIPGSHCLPIGELEDAFELDDDTFQAKYGFAKPSAEQTLVTHCQMGGRARRAGDALAKKGLQARVYVGSFGDWTAKGGKVDSGKPFQPTN; translated from the exons ATGGCAG ACATCGAGTACGAGGAGCTGGCCGCCAACCTGGAATCCTTTGTGGTGCTGGACGTTCGGGGTAGAGATGAGGTGAAGAAAGCAGGCCAGATCCCGGGGTCCCACTGCCTGCCCA tcgGGGAACTGGAAGACGCCTTTGAGCTGGACGACGACACCTTCCAAGCAAAGTATGGATTCGCTAAGCCCTCCGCCGAGCAAACTTTGGTGACTCATTGCCAAATGGGAGGGCGGGCTAGGAGGGCTGGGGATGCTCTGGCTAAGAAAGGATTGCAGGCCAG AGTGTACGTGGGATCGTTTGGGGACTGGACAGCTAAAGGGGGCAAGGTTGATTCCGGCAAACCTTTCCAGCCTACCAACTAG